In the genome of Bacteroidota bacterium, the window TGATTATAAGCCTCATTTACAGCTTTTTCCATCGAATCTGTTTCAATTATTTCATCAACAATATCTTTGAAATATTCTACAAGTTTCGAGTTATTTTTTCCGAGGCAAATCAAAGTTTTAACTTTGTCTTTAACTAAATCGTGAAGAATTTTATAATCATTGCCTTTGTCAATACCGCCGGCTATCCACACAACAGGGGTTTTCATACTTTCGAGAGCATACCATGTTGAATTTACATTAGTTGCTTTTGAATCGTTAATAAACTGAATTCCACGCACTTTAATATGATATTCAAGCCTGTGCTCTACACCCTTAAAATTTTCCAGACTTTTTCTGATTACCTCTTTTCTTATTTTTAAAGTACTACCCACAATCCCTGCTGCCATTGAATTATAAACATTATGTTTTCCCTTTAATGACAAATTTTCTATAGCAACAGAGCAATCCTCAATTTCTTTGAGAAAAAATCTATTATTTTCCATATATGCCGAATTATTTTTATTATTTGAAAGTGTAAATGAATGTTTCTTAGAATTAATATTTAGCCTTTGTATCTCATCAAATATTGCCTGATCGTCGCCACAATAGATGAAATGATCATTTTTAGTTTGATTCTGAATTATCCTGAATTTAGACTCAATGTATTCTTTCATATTGTAGTTATATCTATCGAGATGATCGGGTGTAATATTCATAAGTGTAGCAATTTCCGCTTTAAAATCGTACATTCCGTCAAGCTGAAAACTGCTTAATTCTATAACCCAATATTGTATTTTTTCTTCTGCTTCATTTGCAATTTGATAGGCAAGACTTTTCCCAATATTTCCGGCAAGCCCTACTCTGAAACCAGAATTTTTAAGCATTTCATAAATCAATAATGTTGTGGTTGTTTTCCCATTACTGCCTGTAATACAAATCTTTACGGCATCAGTATATCTTCCAGCAAATTCTATTTCAGAGATTATTCTTATATTTCTATTCCTAATTTTAGTAATGATTTCAGCTTTTTCTGAAATTCCGGGACTTTTAACAATTTCATCAGCTGTGAGAATTAAATTTTCTGAATGCCCATTTTCCTCAAATTGAATTGAATAAGTATTCAAAAGTTTTTTGTATTTAGATTTAATCTTTGAAAAATCTGAAACAAAAATTTCATAGCCTTTATTTTTGGCAAGAATTGCGGCACCAACTCCGCTTTCTCCGGCACCAAGGATAACTATTCGTTTTATTTTTTTTGTTTTCTTCATATCATAAAATTTTTGATATTTTGCTTTTCGCTATCTGATTTTTAGTGTTACAATAGTTATTACAGCGAGAAGAATTCCTACGATCCAAAATCTAAGAACAATTTTTGACTCGGGATAGCCAAGTTTTTGGTAATGATGATGTAATGGAGCCATTTTAAATATTCTTCGTCCTGCACCAAATTTTTTCTTAGTGTATTTAAAATAAGTTACTTGCAGTATAACAGAAATATTTTCGATTAAAAATATCCCACACAAAATTGGAATTAAGAGCTCTTTGCGAATTACGATTGCAAAAACTGCAATTATTCCTCCAAGAGCAAGAGAGCCGGTATCTCCCATAAAAACCTGAGCCGGATACGAATTAAACCAAAGAAAACCAACAGTTGAGCCAAACAGTGCTGAAGCAAAAATTACAAGCTCAGCAGAATTTGGTATAAACATAATATTCAAATAATTAGCAAGTATAAAGTTACTCGAAACATAAGCTAAAATTCCAAGAATTGATGCTGTGATGGCAGAAACTCCGGTTGCTAATCCATCAAGCCCATCTGTAAGATTAGCCCCATTCGAAACTGCTGTTATTATGAATATTACAATGATGATAAACACTATCCAAACTCCATATTTTCTTCCTTTTTCGCCAAGAAAAGATACTATCCATGAATAGTCGAATTCGTTGTTTTTGAAAAAAGGGATTGTGGTTTTGGTCGATTTTTTTTCATTGCTGAAAAAATCTGTAATTTCAGTCTTTTGAGCACTGTTTTGAATTAATTCAGTATCATTTTCAATTGGCAATTCTGCTTTTTCTCGCACTACAATATCGGAACTAAAAAACATAGTTACGCCCACAATAAAACCTAATCCAACCTGACCGATAATTTTTGAACGACTTCGTAGTCCTTCCTTATTTTTTTTGAATACCTTTATATAATCGTCAACAAATCCTATAATTCCAAGCCATACAGTAGTGATAATCAATAGAATAATATAAATATTTGTGATATCAGCAAACAACAAAGTAGGAATCAAAATTGATCCAAGAATAATTAAACCTCCCATGGTTGGAGTTCCCTTTTTTTGCATCTGACCTTCGAGGTCAAGGTCTCTTATTGTTTCTCCAATTTGCTTTTTTTGCAATACATTAATTATTTTTTTACCGTAAAGCATTGAAAGTATGAGAGATGTGATAACCGCCATGGCAGAACGAAAAGTAATATATTTGAACATTCCTGCCCCCGGAATATCGAATTGATCTAAATATAGGAAAAGATGATATAGCATTTTATTGGTTTAAATATTTGGTTTCTAACAATTTAAATTGGAAAATATTTCTTTATCGTCGAAAGGATATTTTACTCCTTGAATTTCTTGGGTACATTCGTGCCCTTTGCCGGCTATAAGAATAATATCTTGTTTAGAAGCCATGATACAAGCAGTTTTGATAGCTTCTTTTCGATTTTTAATAGCAATAATTTTGTCTTCTTTACTTTGTTCTATTCCCGAAACCATATCATTAATAATTTCATCGGGATTTTCGTTTCGAGGATTATCTGATGTAAAAATGGCTAAGTCGCTATTCTCAGCAACAATTTTTGCCATTAATGGACGCTTAGACTTATCACGATTTCCACCGGCTCCTACAACTGCAATTATTTTGTTGGAATTCTTAACGTTTTTTATAGCTTTTAAAACATTTTTCAAAGCATCGGGAGTATGTGCGTAATCGACAATTGCAATTTTTCCGGATTTCGATTTTGCAATTTCAAAACGTCCTTTCACACTATCAAGATTGCTTAAAAACGGTAATATTTCTTCTCTCTTAGCTTTAAGCAAAATAGCAGTAGAATAAACTGCAAGAAAATTATAGGCATTAAACTCGCCAATAAATTTTGTCCAAATTTCTTGTTTTTCAATTTTCAGCAACATTCCCTCAAAACTCA includes:
- the murD gene encoding UDP-N-acetylmuramoyl-L-alanine--D-glutamate ligase: MKKTKKIKRIVILGAGESGVGAAILAKNKGYEIFVSDFSKIKSKYKKLLNTYSIQFEENGHSENLILTADEIVKSPGISEKAEIITKIRNRNIRIISEIEFAGRYTDAVKICITGSNGKTTTTLLIYEMLKNSGFRVGLAGNIGKSLAYQIANEAEEKIQYWVIELSSFQLDGMYDFKAEIATLMNITPDHLDRYNYNMKEYIESKFRIIQNQTKNDHFIYCGDDQAIFDEIQRLNINSKKHSFTLSNNKNNSAYMENNRFFLKEIEDCSVAIENLSLKGKHNVYNSMAAGIVGSTLKIRKEVIRKSLENFKGVEHRLEYHIKVRGIQFINDSKATNVNSTWYALESMKTPVVWIAGGIDKGNDYKILHDLVKDKVKTLICLGKNNSKLVEYFKDIVDEIIETDSMEKAVNEAYNHGMPDDTVLLSPACASFDLFNNYEDRGTQFKEEVRNL
- a CDS encoding phospho-N-acetylmuramoyl-pentapeptide-transferase, yielding MLYHLFLYLDQFDIPGAGMFKYITFRSAMAVITSLILSMLYGKKIINVLQKKQIGETIRDLDLEGQMQKKGTPTMGGLIILGSILIPTLLFADITNIYIILLIITTVWLGIIGFVDDYIKVFKKNKEGLRSRSKIIGQVGLGFIVGVTMFFSSDIVVREKAELPIENDTELIQNSAQKTEITDFFSNEKKSTKTTIPFFKNNEFDYSWIVSFLGEKGRKYGVWIVFIIIVIFIITAVSNGANLTDGLDGLATGVSAITASILGILAYVSSNFILANYLNIMFIPNSAELVIFASALFGSTVGFLWFNSYPAQVFMGDTGSLALGGIIAVFAIVIRKELLIPILCGIFLIENISVILQVTYFKYTKKKFGAGRRIFKMAPLHHHYQKLGYPESKIVLRFWIVGILLAVITIVTLKIR